Proteins encoded in a region of the Neodiprion virginianus isolate iyNeoVirg1 chromosome 2, iyNeoVirg1.1, whole genome shotgun sequence genome:
- the LOC124297510 gene encoding uncharacterized protein LOC124297510 isoform X1 — MGVVEAREEEIPSSPVKKNNRGHVNTDKQTVVYENHKVIVMNICKALKEDNPRMSHEKTTTKLIVSRMTGIGKSRTKQITAEYMRTGHVSEPKSKKPRLSVKDKIAELVKNTLRRQVRDFYRNKEMPTADKVAQAVNDDEALSECK, encoded by the exons ATGGGGGTGGTAGAAGCACGAGAGGAGGAAATACCATCATCTccggtgaagaaaaataatagagGCCACGTGAATACAGATAAACAGACA GTGGTTTACGAAAATCACAAAGTTATTGTTATGAATATTTGCAAAGCATTGAAGGAAGACAATCCACGAATGTCACACGAAAAAACGACGACTAAATTGATTGTGAGCCGAATGACGGGAATCGGAAAATCTAGAACCAAACAGATTACAGCAGAGTACATGAGAACTGGTCACGTGTCAGAACCAAAGTCGAAGAAACCTCGCCTTTCTGTAAAAGATAAGATCGCCGAGTTGGTTAAAAATACGTTACGGCGACAGGTTCGTGATTTTTATAGAAATAAGGAAATGCCAACGGCGGATAAAGTTGCCCAAGCCGTGAACGACGACGAAGCCCTTTCCGAATGTAAGTGA
- the LOC124297510 gene encoding uncharacterized protein LOC124297510 isoform X2, with amino-acid sequence MGVVEAREEEIPSSPVKKNNRGHVNTDKQTVVYENHKVIVMNICKALKEDNPRMSHEKTTTKLIVSRMTGIGKSRTKQITAEYMRTGHVSEPKSKKPRLSVKDKIAELVKNTLRRQVRDFYRNKEMPTADKVAQAVNDDEALSE; translated from the exons ATGGGGGTGGTAGAAGCACGAGAGGAGGAAATACCATCATCTccggtgaagaaaaataatagagGCCACGTGAATACAGATAAACAGACA GTGGTTTACGAAAATCACAAAGTTATTGTTATGAATATTTGCAAAGCATTGAAGGAAGACAATCCACGAATGTCACACGAAAAAACGACGACTAAATTGATTGTGAGCCGAATGACGGGAATCGGAAAATCTAGAACCAAACAGATTACAGCAGAGTACATGAGAACTGGTCACGTGTCAGAACCAAAGTCGAAGAAACCTCGCCTTTCTGTAAAAGATAAGATCGCCGAGTTGGTTAAAAATACGTTACGGCGACAGGTTCGTGATTTTTATAGAAATAAGGAAATGCCAACGGCGGATAAAGTTGCCCAAGCCGTGAACGACGACGAAGCCCTTTCCGAAT AA